A stretch of Dehalococcoidia bacterium DNA encodes these proteins:
- the arsM gene encoding arsenite methyltransferase gives MSETTNPRRDVKEVVRERYGALARSAARTGATITLTPKESQSCCGPAAAKGDMVRVKGLYSHAETEGLPAGALAASAGCGNPLALAEVRPGETVLDLGSGGGIDCLLAARRVGPTGRVIGIDMTPDMIALARRNAAEVKATNVEFRLAEMEKMPVDSASVDLVISNCVINLSPDKDAVFGEAYRALKPGGRVLISDIVTTGEIPAEVRASLDEWSHCIAGALPKDDYLAKMRAAGFRDVVVVDEKSVSNLTGWRMNLASIKVRAVKACG, from the coding sequence ATGTCTGAGACGACAAATCCGCGGAGAGACGTGAAGGAGGTCGTTCGCGAGCGGTACGGCGCCCTGGCCCGTTCGGCGGCGAGGACCGGCGCCACCATCACGCTCACGCCGAAGGAGTCGCAAAGTTGCTGCGGCCCAGCGGCGGCCAAGGGCGACATGGTGCGCGTGAAGGGGCTGTACAGCCATGCGGAGACGGAGGGCCTGCCCGCCGGAGCGCTGGCCGCCTCCGCGGGCTGCGGCAACCCGCTGGCGCTCGCCGAGGTGAGGCCGGGCGAGACGGTGCTGGACCTCGGCTCCGGCGGCGGGATTGACTGCCTGCTGGCGGCGCGACGCGTCGGCCCGACGGGCAGGGTCATCGGCATTGACATGACGCCGGACATGATCGCGCTGGCGCGGCGTAACGCGGCGGAGGTGAAGGCCACCAACGTGGAGTTCAGGCTGGCGGAGATGGAGAAGATGCCCGTGGACAGCGCGTCCGTGGACCTCGTCATCTCCAACTGCGTTATCAACCTCTCGCCGGACAAGGACGCCGTCTTCGGGGAGGCGTATCGCGCGCTGAAGCCTGGCGGGCGAGTGCTCATTTCTGATATCGTAACCACCGGCGAGATTCCCGCCGAGGTCCGCGCCAGCCTCGACGAGTGGTCGCACTGCATCGCGGGCGCGCTGCCGAAGGACGATTATCTGGCGAAGATGCGCGCCGCCGGCTTCCGCGACGTGGTCGTTGTGGACGAAAAGTCGGTCTCCAACCTGACGGGCTGGCGGATGAATCTGGCGAGCATCAAGGTGCGGGCGGTCAAGGCCTGCGGCTAG
- a CDS encoding DUF262 domain-containing protein, which translates to MHITTEEIGFEYKGIGEVLAHNRLAVPLNQREYSWEEDHVTDLLQDFANAIANNKASYFLGTIVLTKGAGEVPEVSDGQQRLATSTILLAAIRDYFHWNKDAARAQSIENDFLKTTDINTTAIVPKLRLNVDDNEFFSNFILANPDDPVRGVAPMKESHKRIKLASEIAAKHIQKILDPYTPSAKTTRLLEWVKFVRTGAQVIVLRVPDHLNAFMMFETLNDRGLKASQADLLKNHLLSYAGDRINEAQQHWAKMVGVLESLGQDDVTVIFLHHFMITKTGPTRGQEVFDKVRQTVDSQSRALTFLSEVAEAANDYAALYNSDHTKWNQYGTRTRKHISTINRDLRVEQIRPLMFAVARYFSIKEAQDAFRLFVYWSVRFLIVGGRGGLLDRNYALRAQDVGTRKIKTAKELAAKMSDVVPTDALFETAFSEARVSHVYLARYYLRAMELYLKKEPEPEWVPQDEEQAINLEHILPEHPGNEWPDIDSETAAAYYKRLGNMVILQAKKNSMIGNSPYKEKGPVLQDSTFTLTIEAAQCASWGAKEIKERQNRLAKLAVETWPSKI; encoded by the coding sequence ATGCATATTACGACGGAAGAAATTGGATTTGAGTATAAGGGGATTGGAGAGGTCTTGGCCCACAACCGCCTTGCCGTTCCGTTGAACCAGCGAGAGTACTCATGGGAGGAAGATCATGTCACTGACCTTCTCCAAGACTTTGCGAATGCGATAGCTAACAACAAGGCCAGCTATTTTCTCGGAACCATCGTTCTAACTAAGGGAGCGGGAGAGGTTCCAGAGGTTTCGGATGGTCAACAACGACTTGCGACATCTACGATCCTCTTGGCAGCCATTCGGGACTACTTCCACTGGAATAAGGATGCTGCCCGTGCCCAATCAATTGAGAATGACTTCCTGAAGACAACGGACATCAACACTACGGCAATTGTCCCTAAGCTTCGCTTGAACGTTGACGATAACGAGTTCTTCTCGAATTTCATTCTGGCGAATCCTGATGACCCTGTACGAGGGGTTGCCCCCATGAAGGAATCCCACAAGCGTATCAAGTTGGCGAGTGAAATAGCTGCCAAGCACATTCAAAAAATTTTGGACCCTTATACTCCCTCCGCGAAAACAACGCGGTTGCTCGAATGGGTTAAGTTCGTGCGCACCGGAGCGCAAGTCATCGTGCTCCGTGTACCCGATCATTTGAACGCTTTCATGATGTTTGAAACCCTCAACGACCGTGGTCTCAAAGCATCCCAAGCTGACTTGCTGAAGAACCACCTGTTGAGTTACGCAGGGGATCGCATAAATGAGGCTCAACAGCATTGGGCAAAGATGGTGGGTGTCCTTGAATCGCTAGGGCAAGATGATGTTACAGTCATATTCTTGCATCATTTCATGATTACCAAGACTGGTCCAACTAGAGGCCAAGAGGTCTTTGACAAGGTTCGGCAGACAGTGGATAGCCAGAGCCGCGCGCTTACTTTTCTCAGTGAGGTTGCAGAGGCGGCAAATGACTACGCCGCGTTGTACAACTCTGACCATACCAAATGGAACCAATACGGAACCAGAACGCGGAAACATATTTCTACCATCAATCGTGACCTTCGCGTAGAGCAGATTCGCCCACTCATGTTCGCTGTCGCTCGCTACTTCTCAATTAAAGAGGCACAGGATGCGTTCCGACTCTTTGTCTATTGGTCAGTACGATTTTTGATTGTTGGTGGACGTGGTGGACTTCTTGACCGGAACTATGCGCTTCGCGCCCAAGATGTTGGAACCAGGAAAATCAAGACGGCGAAGGAACTGGCGGCTAAAATGTCAGATGTCGTTCCTACAGATGCGCTCTTTGAGACTGCCTTTTCGGAAGCGAGAGTGTCCCACGTCTACTTGGCGCGGTACTACCTACGTGCGATGGAACTATATCTGAAAAAGGAACCCGAACCAGAGTGGGTTCCGCAAGATGAGGAGCAGGCAATCAACCTTGAACATATTCTGCCTGAACATCCTGGAAACGAATGGCCGGATATTGATAGTGAAACCGCCGCCGCCTATTACAAACGGCTTGGGAATATGGTCATTTTGCAAGCGAAGAAAAACTCTATGATCGGGAATAGCCCGTACAAGGAAAAGGGACCCGTACTTCAAGATTCTACGTTTACCCTGACGATTGAGGCAGCCCAATGCGCATCTTGGGGCGCTAAGGAAATTAAAGAGCGACAGAATCGCCTAGCAAAACTTGCTGTCGAGACTTGGCCTAGCAAGATTTGA
- a CDS encoding PadR family transcriptional regulator, which translates to MGMSERAYWELLIKRGLGRLLVLARLLESPAHGYAIARSLKDIYPGCCEPSDAMIYPTLKQLYEGGYVACEARSTEGGRPQKL; encoded by the coding sequence ATGGGCATGAGTGAACGCGCCTACTGGGAGCTTTTGATCAAGCGGGGCCTGGGGCGGCTGCTGGTGCTGGCCCGCCTCCTGGAAAGCCCGGCGCACGGCTACGCCATCGCCCGTAGCCTGAAGGACATTTACCCCGGCTGCTGCGAACCGAGCGACGCCATGATTTACCCCACGCTGAAGCAGCTTTACGAGGGCGGCTACGTCGCCTGCGAGGCGCGCTCCACGGAGGGTGGCCGCCCTCAGAAGCTCTGA
- a CDS encoding LLM class flavin-dependent oxidoreductase → MRPQFGIVFTPAPHADLVRWATLAEEGGFERLGIADSPSLYRDAYALMAVILAKTTRIHVGPRVTNPVLVHPGVMASTLASLSELSGGRVYMGIGTGHSALLNVGLKPASLGTLRSFVLAVRSLLTTGEAEWQGKHARMTWRADQPVPIYVAAGGPKSLEMAGEIGDGVIIGNGMTPEVVAHDMACIERGARTSGRALRDLHLQWLMAACVADDPEQAGREARAQMCSNAHSVFQHGIEGQFVPAPLKERVQALSDGYMVTEHARPGESAHNAQLVDELGLREYLIDRFGIVGSPERCVERIKELQHRGINAFWMSVHTTEKERVIRLLSEKVLPHFL, encoded by the coding sequence ATGCGTCCTCAGTTCGGCATCGTCTTTACGCCCGCACCTCACGCGGACCTTGTGCGCTGGGCCACGCTCGCCGAGGAGGGCGGCTTCGAGCGGCTGGGCATAGCGGACAGCCCGTCGCTGTACCGGGACGCGTACGCGCTGATGGCCGTCATCCTGGCCAAAACGACCCGCATCCACGTCGGGCCGCGCGTGACGAACCCCGTGCTCGTCCACCCCGGCGTCATGGCGAGCACGCTGGCCTCGCTGTCAGAGCTGTCTGGAGGCCGCGTGTACATGGGCATAGGCACGGGCCACAGCGCGCTCCTGAACGTGGGGTTGAAGCCCGCCAGCCTGGGCACGCTCCGGAGCTTTGTCCTGGCGGTGCGCTCGCTCCTGACCACGGGCGAGGCGGAATGGCAGGGCAAACATGCGCGGATGACCTGGCGGGCGGACCAGCCCGTGCCCATCTACGTGGCCGCGGGCGGGCCGAAGTCGCTGGAGATGGCGGGCGAGATCGGGGACGGGGTGATCATCGGCAACGGCATGACGCCTGAGGTCGTCGCGCACGACATGGCGTGCATCGAGCGCGGCGCGCGGACGTCGGGGCGCGCGCTGCGTGACCTGCACTTGCAGTGGCTGATGGCGGCGTGCGTCGCCGACGACCCGGAGCAGGCCGGCCGCGAGGCGCGGGCGCAGATGTGCTCCAACGCCCACAGCGTGTTCCAGCACGGGATCGAGGGACAGTTCGTGCCCGCGCCATTGAAAGAGCGCGTCCAGGCGCTCTCGGATGGGTACATGGTCACCGAGCACGCACGCCCGGGGGAGTCCGCGCACAACGCTCAGCTTGTGGACGAGCTGGGGCTGCGCGAGTACCTGATAGACCGGTTTGGAATCGTCGGCTCGCCGGAGCGGTGCGTGGAGCGCATCAAGGAGTTGCAGCACCGGGGAATCAACGCGTTCTGGATGAGCGTGCACACCACGGAGAAGGAGAGGGTTATCCGGCTTCTGTCGGAGAAGGTGCTGCCGCACTTCCTGTAG
- the polA gene encoding DNA polymerase I, with product MSSTGDKAEAEAAARESAPSKAQPVVLLIDGHALVHRAYHALKDKGLSVRRTGEPTGATYGFTQTLLKALEEVRPAYWAIAFDLPTPTFRDALYAEYKAQRPPMPDELRAQMQRVRQIVEAFGVPVFEAEGFEADDVLGALSRQAVEQNLDVIILTGDSDITQLVGPHARVSMWSPYTGKMVTYDESRVRESYGVSPAQIADFKALKGDDSDNIPGVPDIGEVRAAELLQQFGSIEGIYQRIDELKPKLREKLLANKETLLRGKKLTTIVTDVPVKLDAEACRVQVPDRGKLLDLFRELEFSGLLKRLPGAARPGQGPQQLGMFQDTTAQSGEAAVHSVASETAYRTITSAEELERLVRELREARTFAIDTETTGTDAMLAELVGVSVSPAEGVAAYIPVGHAQGQQLPRDAVLQALRPLLTDASLAKVAHNANYDMLVLANCGVPITPWAFDTMIAAYLLGYKALDLKSMAFDRLNVEMTRISELIGSGAKQISMAQVPIERAAPYACADADITLRLKALLEDELRREGQDGLFADVEMPLVPVLVRMERAGVKLDESRLGQMATGMEQQVRQLETDVYNLVGHQFNLNSPKQLGDVLFAEMKLGKGKKTRTGYSTEASILEGLRGAHPVIDKILDFRQFQKLKSTYVDALPLLVNPRTGRVHTSYSQTIAATGRLSSSDPNLQNIPVRTEVGREVRKAFVVEGAPDWQLLSGDYSQIELRIVAHMSGDTDMIAAF from the coding sequence ATGTCTTCCACCGGCGACAAAGCCGAAGCCGAAGCCGCAGCCAGAGAGTCGGCCCCGTCCAAGGCTCAGCCCGTCGTGCTGCTCATTGACGGACACGCGCTGGTGCACCGCGCGTACCACGCCCTGAAGGACAAGGGGCTGTCCGTGCGACGCACCGGAGAGCCGACGGGGGCCACATACGGCTTCACGCAGACCCTTCTCAAGGCCCTTGAGGAGGTGCGCCCCGCCTACTGGGCCATCGCGTTCGACCTTCCCACGCCCACCTTCCGCGACGCCCTCTACGCCGAGTACAAGGCCCAGAGGCCGCCCATGCCGGACGAGCTACGCGCGCAGATGCAGCGCGTGCGGCAGATCGTGGAGGCATTCGGTGTCCCCGTCTTCGAAGCGGAGGGGTTCGAGGCGGACGACGTGCTGGGCGCGCTCAGCCGGCAGGCCGTGGAGCAGAATCTGGATGTGATCATCCTGACGGGCGACTCGGACATCACGCAGCTCGTCGGGCCGCACGCGCGCGTCTCCATGTGGTCGCCCTACACCGGCAAGATGGTCACCTACGACGAGTCCCGCGTGCGGGAGAGCTACGGCGTCTCCCCCGCTCAGATCGCGGACTTCAAGGCGCTCAAAGGAGACGACTCGGACAACATACCCGGCGTGCCCGATATAGGGGAAGTGAGAGCGGCAGAGCTGCTCCAGCAGTTCGGCAGCATTGAGGGCATCTACCAGCGCATTGACGAGTTGAAGCCCAAGCTGCGTGAGAAGCTGCTCGCCAACAAGGAGACCCTGCTGCGCGGCAAGAAGCTCACCACCATCGTGACAGACGTCCCCGTGAAGCTGGACGCGGAGGCGTGCCGCGTCCAGGTCCCGGATAGGGGCAAGCTCTTGGATCTGTTCAGGGAGCTGGAGTTCAGCGGCCTGCTGAAGCGACTGCCCGGCGCGGCCCGCCCGGGGCAAGGCCCGCAGCAGCTCGGCATGTTCCAGGACACGACAGCACAGTCCGGAGAGGCCGCCGTCCATAGCGTGGCCAGCGAGACGGCGTACCGCACCATCACCTCCGCCGAGGAGCTGGAGCGGCTCGTCCGGGAGCTGCGCGAGGCGCGCACCTTCGCCATAGACACGGAGACCACGGGCACGGACGCCATGCTCGCCGAGCTTGTGGGCGTCTCCGTGTCCCCCGCGGAGGGCGTCGCGGCGTACATTCCCGTGGGGCACGCGCAGGGCCAGCAGCTCCCGCGTGACGCAGTGCTCCAGGCGCTGCGCCCGCTGCTGACGGACGCGTCGCTGGCGAAGGTGGCGCACAACGCCAACTACGACATGCTGGTGCTGGCGAACTGCGGCGTCCCCATCACGCCGTGGGCCTTCGACACGATGATCGCCGCGTACCTGCTGGGGTACAAGGCGCTGGACCTGAAGTCAATGGCGTTCGACAGGCTCAACGTCGAGATGACCCGCATAAGCGAGCTTATCGGCAGCGGCGCCAAACAGATTTCCATGGCGCAGGTGCCCATCGAGCGGGCCGCCCCGTACGCCTGCGCGGACGCGGACATAACGCTGCGCCTCAAGGCGCTGCTGGAGGACGAACTGCGACGGGAAGGCCAGGACGGCCTGTTCGCCGACGTGGAGATGCCGCTGGTGCCCGTGCTGGTCCGGATGGAGCGGGCGGGCGTCAAGCTGGACGAGTCGCGGCTGGGCCAGATGGCGACGGGCATGGAGCAGCAAGTCCGGCAACTGGAGACCGATGTCTATAACCTGGTTGGGCACCAGTTCAACCTGAACTCGCCCAAGCAACTGGGGGACGTCCTCTTCGCCGAGATGAAGCTGGGCAAGGGCAAGAAAACACGGACCGGCTACTCCACGGAGGCGTCCATCCTGGAAGGCCTGCGCGGCGCGCATCCCGTTATTGACAAAATCCTGGACTTCCGCCAGTTCCAGAAGCTCAAGTCCACGTACGTGGACGCCCTGCCCCTCCTGGTCAACCCGCGCACGGGGCGCGTTCATACCAGCTACAGCCAGACCATCGCGGCCACGGGCCGACTGAGCAGCTCGGACCCCAACCTGCAGAACATCCCCGTGCGCACGGAGGTGGGGCGAGAGGTGCGCAAGGCCTTCGTCGTAGAGGGCGCGCCCGACTGGCAACTCCTCTCCGGCGACTATTCCCAAATTGAGCTGCGCATCGTCGCGCACATGAGCGGCGACACGGACATGATCGCCGCGTTCCA